A section of the Engystomops pustulosus chromosome 3, aEngPut4.maternal, whole genome shotgun sequence genome encodes:
- the CALM2 gene encoding calmodulin-2 produces the protein MADQLTEEQIAEFKEAFSLFDKDGDGTITTKELGTVMRSLGQNPTEAELQDMINEVDADGNGTIDFPEFLTMMARKMKDTDSEEEIREAFRVFDKDGNGYISAAELRHVMTNLGEKLTDEEVDEMIREADIDGDGQVNYEEFVQMMTAK, from the exons ATG GCTGATCAACTGACAGAAGAGCAGATCGCAG AGTTCAAAGAAGCCTTTTCACTATTTGACAAGGATGGTGATGGCACAATCACAACAAAGGAGTTGGGCACAGTGATGAGGTCGCTTGGGCAGAACCCCACAGAAGCAGAGCTGCAGGACATGATCAATGAAGTAGATGCTGATG GTAATGGAACGATTGACTTCCCTGAATTCTTGACTATGATGGCTAGAAAAATGAAGGACACAGATAGTGAAGAGGAAATCAGAGAAGCATTCCGTGTGTTTGACAAG GACGGCAATGGCTACATCAGCGCTGCTGAACTCCGTCATGTGATGACAAATCTGGGGGAGAAGTTAACGGACGAAGAGGTTGATGAAATGATCAGGGAAGCAGATATTGATGGAGATGGTCAAGTAAATTATGAAG agtTTGTACAAATGATGACAGCAAAGTGA